The DNA sequence CGGCGGGCAGCGGCAGGTCGTCGATGTGCAGGCCGACCGGCTCCGGGATGCCGAGCAGGCGGGCGGCGGAGGCGTTGGCGACCGTCACGACGCGGTCCGGGGTGTACGCGAGGACACCCTCGCCCACGCCGTCCAGCACCGCCGCCTGGTTCTGCACCAGCGCGGCGAGCTCTTCAGGCTGGACTCCGAGCGTCAGGGCCTCGAGTCGCCGACGGATGAGTGCAGAGACCAGCGCTCCGATCAGCAGCGCTGCGGCGGCAGCCACCCCGACGCCGATCAGGAGGGGTGGGAGGTCGTCGAAGACGCTCGCCCGCGCGAAGCCGACGCTCACCTCGCCGACGGGGACGCGCGTCCCCGGGGCGAAAACCGGCACTTTGGCTCGAGCGGACTCCCCCAGCGTTCCCGCCTCCCACGAGACCGTCTCGCGCCCGGCGAGCGCCTCGGCGAAGCTCGTGCTGACCACCTCCCCGAGGCGCTGCGGGTCCGGGTGGGCCAGACGGATCCCGCGGTCATCCGTGATCACGACGAACAAGGCCCCTGTGGTGTCCTCCACCTCGCCGGCCAGTTCGGCCAGTGGTCCCCCGCGCAGCGCGGCGGCGGTCGGTGCGGCGCTCTGCGCCGAGATCTGCTCGACGGCCCGTCGCACGTCGCCGTCGGTCGCGACGGTTCGCGCGATCCCCAGCGCCGACGACTCCGCTTCGGCGCGCAGCTGCTGCACGCCGAGCCACGTGAACACGGCGGTGCACACGCCCACGACGGCGATCACGCACGCGAGCTGCCAGACGAGCAGGTGCGTCGCGAATCGCATTCCCGCCTCCGTCCTGTGCGCCCGCAGAGTGAGCGAAATGCGCAGAACTCACGATAAGCGCAATACGCGACAGAAAGCGAGATACCGGATGCCGCGCGCGGCGCGCGGCTACGTTCGGGCGCAGCGCGAAGGCAGTTCAGCCCCCGCAACGCCCAGACGAAGGAGTCGACGTGCTCGTCCTGCTCGGATTCGCCATGATCCTCACATTCATGGTCCTCATCATGACCAAGCGGCTCACGCCCATGGTCGCCCTGATCGTCGTCCCCACGATCTTCGGACTCTTCGCCGGCGCCGGCCTCGGTCTCGGCGACATGGTGATCGACGCCATCAAGGACCTCGCGCCGACCGCGGCTTTGTTGATGTTCGCGATCATGTTCTTCGGGATCATGATCGACGTGGGCCTGTTCGATCCGCTCATCCGCCTGATCACCCGCTTCCTCGGGGAAGATCCGGCGAAGGTCGTGCTCGGCACGGCGATCCTCGCCGGGGCGGTGTCTCTGGACGGCGACGGATCCACGACGTTCATCATCACGACGTCCGCGATGCTCCCGATCTACCTCCGGCTCGGCATGAGCCCGGTGGTCCTCACGTGCGTCGCCGGGCTCATGAACGGCACGCTGAACATCGTGCCGTGGGGCGGACCGACCGTTCGCGCCTCGGCCGCCCTCGGGGTGTCGGCGACCGACATCTTCGTGCCGATGCTCCCCTCGCTTGCGGCAGGACTCGTCGTCGCGCTCACCTTCGCGTGGTTCCTCGGGCTCGCCGAGCGCAAGCGCCTCGGGTCGCTCGCCTACTCCCCTGCAGCCGCGTCCGCGCCGGCCGCGCCCACGACGGGTGGATGGCGTCGGCGTCTGTTCGCCCCGAACGTCGTGAGCGGGGCCGAGGTCAAGCCCGGTGCTCCCGCGACGCTCTCCACCACCGGCATCCCGACCCTCCGCCGCGGCGGACGCACGCCGGTGGGCGCCGCCGTTGCGGAGCAGGCGGTGCTGGAAGCCGAGGACGTCGACACGATGATGGCCGACACGATGCTCGACCCCAACCGCGCGACCCTGCGGCCGAAGCTGATCTGGGTGAATCTGGCCCTCACGCTCGCCGTCATGGTCCTCCTGGTGCTCGACCTGATGCCGCTCCCGTACGTCTTCATGGTCGGCTCCGCGATCGCCCTGATCGTCAACTTCCCGAAGCTGCGCTCGCAGGCGGACGAGATCGTCGCCCACGCGCCGAGCATCGTCGGCGTGGTCTCGATGGTGCTCGCCGCCGGCGTCCTGGTGGGGGTCCTGAACGGTACGGGCATGGTCACCGCGATGGCCGAGTGGGTCGTGGACATCGTTCCGCCGTCGATGGGTCAGTTCCTGGCGGTGATCACCGGTGTGCTGTCGATCCCGATGACGTTCTTCATGTCCAACGATGCGTTCTACTTCGGCATCCTTCCGGTGCTCGCCGAGAGCGCCGCGACCTACGGCATCGCGCCGGTCGAGATGGCGCGTGCGTCGATCATCGGCCAGCCGGTGCACCTGCAGAGCCCGCTCGTCCCCGCGATTCTGCTGCTCGTGTCACTCGCGGGCGTGAACCTCGGCGATCACCACAAGAAGGTGCTGTGGCGCGCGACCGTCGTCTCGCTCGTCATGCTCGCGGTCGGCATCCTCGTCGGGGTGATCCCGTTCCTGTGATCGCGTGAGAGTGCGAACGCCGGGTGGGCTCAGGTCGCGGGTGCGATCGGGGCCCATTCCGGATGTTTGGGCTCGCGTCCGTCGCCGGAGGAGGTGCCGCTCAGCCGGCGCTGCACCCACGGGCCGAGGTGCTCGCGGTAGTACTCGGACGCGCGCATGCGGGCGGAGGCGGGCAGCGGCGGCAGCGACCACCAGGCAGCGGGCGGTTCCATCCCGAGGGCGGTGAGCACGCGCG is a window from the Microbacterium lacus genome containing:
- a CDS encoding CitMHS family transporter encodes the protein MLVLLGFAMILTFMVLIMTKRLTPMVALIVVPTIFGLFAGAGLGLGDMVIDAIKDLAPTAALLMFAIMFFGIMIDVGLFDPLIRLITRFLGEDPAKVVLGTAILAGAVSLDGDGSTTFIITTSAMLPIYLRLGMSPVVLTCVAGLMNGTLNIVPWGGPTVRASAALGVSATDIFVPMLPSLAAGLVVALTFAWFLGLAERKRLGSLAYSPAAASAPAAPTTGGWRRRLFAPNVVSGAEVKPGAPATLSTTGIPTLRRGGRTPVGAAVAEQAVLEAEDVDTMMADTMLDPNRATLRPKLIWVNLALTLAVMVLLVLDLMPLPYVFMVGSAIALIVNFPKLRSQADEIVAHAPSIVGVVSMVLAAGVLVGVLNGTGMVTAMAEWVVDIVPPSMGQFLAVITGVLSIPMTFFMSNDAFYFGILPVLAESAATYGIAPVEMARASIIGQPVHLQSPLVPAILLLVSLAGVNLGDHHKKVLWRATVVSLVMLAVGILVGVIPFL